The following coding sequences are from one Photobacterium angustum window:
- a CDS encoding exoribonuclease II produces MFQDNPLLAQLKKQIQETLPKKEGYIKATDRGFGFLETDNKESFFVPPLYMKNVMHGDRVMAVIRTEKEREVAEPQELIEQSMTRFIGRVKLIRDRLHVVPDHPQLKDAIKAKAVKGLNPETLKEGDWVVATLTRHPLTDKNKTFFCDIKEKITDSNDKIAPWWVTLARHELPNAEPAPQESWTMLDEALERQDLTDLPFITIDGESTKDMDDAIYTVANADGSFDITIAIADPTSYIAVGDKMDDEARERGFTIYLPGRNIPMLPRELSDELCSLIENEQRPTLCCRVTVDKDGVIQDNITFFAAWIKSQGRLSYDNVSDYLENGNCENWTPNAEIEQQVRALQAFADARTKWRKENAVVFPDRPDYRFELSEDNDVVAIHTDARRTANRMIEEAMITANICAGRALQEKFGTGVFNVHSGFNPEKLDAAMEFLTNAEAPFEKEQLLELNGFSALRRWLNTLDSTYLDNRLRKFQAYSEVANKPAPHYAMGLDVYATWTSPIRKYGDMINHRLLKALITGNEPSQTPDDNVGDEIALHRRRHRMAERDVSDWLYVRLLKDAVKNATVFNAEIFDINRAGMRVRLLENGAAAFIPSSLILDNKERISCSGELGIITIDGVKEYQLGDTFEVTLAEIRSTTRQLIAKPVKQFPAPEKPENTESAIAEENKEEVKA; encoded by the coding sequence ATGTTTCAAGATAATCCGCTGTTAGCACAGCTTAAAAAGCAAATTCAAGAAACACTTCCTAAAAAGGAAGGTTATATCAAAGCAACTGACCGTGGCTTTGGCTTTCTAGAAACCGATAACAAAGAAAGCTTTTTTGTTCCGCCTTTGTATATGAAAAACGTTATGCACGGTGATCGTGTTATGGCTGTTATTCGAACAGAAAAGGAACGTGAAGTAGCTGAGCCACAAGAGTTAATTGAACAATCAATGACACGCTTTATTGGTCGAGTGAAGCTAATTCGTGATCGCTTGCACGTTGTGCCTGATCATCCTCAGCTTAAAGATGCCATTAAAGCCAAAGCAGTTAAAGGTTTGAACCCTGAAACGCTTAAAGAAGGAGATTGGGTTGTAGCAACGCTAACCCGCCACCCTCTTACAGACAAAAACAAAACATTCTTCTGTGACATTAAAGAGAAAATCACAGACAGTAATGATAAAATTGCACCATGGTGGGTTACGTTAGCACGCCATGAACTACCCAATGCAGAACCAGCACCACAAGAAAGCTGGACTATGCTAGATGAAGCACTTGAACGTCAAGATCTTACTGATTTACCTTTCATTACTATTGATGGTGAATCAACTAAAGATATGGATGATGCCATCTACACAGTTGCAAATGCTGATGGTAGCTTTGATATTACTATTGCGATCGCAGATCCAACCTCTTACATCGCTGTTGGCGATAAGATGGATGATGAAGCACGTGAGCGTGGTTTTACTATCTATTTACCAGGTCGTAATATTCCAATGCTCCCTCGTGAATTAAGTGATGAGCTTTGTTCATTAATTGAAAACGAGCAGCGACCTACTCTCTGTTGCCGAGTAACTGTCGATAAAGATGGTGTTATCCAAGATAATATTACTTTCTTCGCAGCATGGATAAAATCGCAAGGCCGTCTATCTTACGATAACGTCTCTGATTACCTAGAAAATGGCAATTGTGAAAATTGGACACCAAACGCTGAGATCGAACAACAAGTTCGAGCATTACAAGCGTTTGCTGACGCACGTACTAAATGGCGCAAAGAAAACGCTGTTGTATTCCCAGATCGTCCAGATTACCGTTTTGAATTAAGTGAAGATAACGATGTTGTTGCTATTCATACTGATGCGCGTCGTACAGCAAATCGTATGATTGAAGAGGCAATGATCACAGCTAATATTTGTGCTGGTCGTGCGCTACAAGAAAAATTCGGCACTGGTGTATTTAACGTTCATAGCGGTTTTAACCCTGAAAAGTTAGATGCAGCAATGGAGTTTTTAACCAATGCTGAAGCACCTTTTGAAAAAGAGCAATTGCTTGAACTAAATGGGTTTAGTGCTTTACGTCGTTGGTTAAATACACTTGATAGCACTTATTTAGATAATCGCTTACGTAAATTCCAAGCATACAGTGAAGTGGCAAATAAACCTGCTCCTCACTACGCAATGGGCTTAGATGTCTACGCTACTTGGACATCACCTATCCGTAAGTACGGCGATATGATTAACCACCGCCTATTAAAAGCGCTAATCACAGGTAATGAGCCAAGCCAAACCCCTGATGATAATGTTGGTGATGAAATTGCCTTACATCGTCGTCGCCACCGTATGGCAGAGCGTGATGTTTCAGATTGGCTATATGTTCGATTACTAAAAGACGCCGTTAAAAATGCTACCGTCTTTAATGCTGAAATATTCGATATTAATCGCGCTGGTATGCGTGTACGCCTATTAGAAAATGGCGCTGCCGCGTTTATTCCTAGCTCATTAATTCTAGATAATAAAGAACGTATTAGCTGTAGCGGTGAACTCGGTATTATTACCATTGATGGCGTAAAAGAATATCAATTAGGCGATACCTTTGAAGTAACACTTGCTGAGATACGTAGCACAACTCGTCAACTTATTGCTAAACCAGTAAAACAATTCCCTGCGCCCGAAAAGCCAGAGAATACTGAATCAGCAATAGCTGAAGAGAATAAAGAAGAAGTTAAAGCATAA
- a CDS encoding DUF1415 domain-containing protein, which translates to MKSTIAENDQALNDIEQSVQQWLNDVVIGLNLCPFAAKPQRNKQIKVHVSNDKTENDLLESIYLQLKELDETPPQELETTLVVAPYLLEDFDDYNQFLDLVEGLVVQLGKSGIYQIASFHPDYCFYGTEPEDAENLTNRSPYPIFHLIREESMEKVLKHYPDPEAIPERNIDCVENLTPEQIKQLFPYLKK; encoded by the coding sequence ATGAAGTCAACAATCGCCGAAAATGATCAAGCGCTTAATGATATTGAGCAAAGTGTTCAGCAATGGCTCAATGATGTTGTGATTGGTTTAAACCTTTGCCCTTTTGCTGCTAAACCTCAGCGTAACAAACAAATTAAAGTTCATGTAAGCAATGACAAGACAGAAAACGATCTGCTTGAGTCCATTTATTTACAACTTAAAGAACTCGATGAAACACCACCACAAGAGTTAGAAACGACACTTGTTGTCGCACCTTATTTACTTGAAGATTTCGATGACTACAATCAATTTCTTGATTTAGTTGAAGGGCTTGTCGTCCAACTAGGTAAAAGTGGGATATATCAAATCGCTAGTTTTCATCCAGATTACTGCTTTTATGGCACAGAGCCTGAAGATGCTGAAAACCTAACAAACCGCTCACCGTATCCTATTTTTCATTTGATCCGTGAAGAAAGTATGGAGAAGGTACTCAAGCACTACCCTGATCCAGAGGCGATCCCTGAGCGAAATATTGACTGTGTTGAAAATTTAACACCAGAGCAAATTAAACAACTTTTTCCCTACCTAAAAAAGTAA
- a CDS encoding GGDEF domain-containing protein, protein MLLFSHFRSAGMRLMIPLTIAILMLIALPFSTVSLANYQDLLVNIPYILFTIVIFLSQPFNQGRTGYVALIMLVAYIIIIHYLQTPLTNDNIKLIFSLLAGLLPFNLLQVHIMPDKRLFSRFGALFSVFLLLQVGWAALVYKHFNGTDLTSWWDTYLFTYRNLSLLPLVILLLNLALVCSSASTLLKRNHSSDQAVFICLLFSFVTFTFFQYSFISSVAFSIVAVLLLINIISCSHELAFIDQLTEIPGRRALDNELKHLGRTYTLAMIDVDHFKKFNDKYGHDTGDDVLKLVATLMKDIDGGGNAYRYGGEEFTILFKGKSIDECLPFLEELREKIEKYKMIIRDHDKRPASNRAGSKARGQDKTSKSVKVTVSIGVAENYLEQEPEDVLKQADNALYKAKEAGRNRVQCAQ, encoded by the coding sequence ATGCTCCTTTTTTCACACTTTCGTTCAGCAGGCATGCGGTTAATGATCCCGCTAACGATAGCAATCTTAATGTTAATAGCATTACCTTTTTCCACAGTATCATTGGCTAACTATCAAGATCTTCTTGTCAATATTCCCTATATTCTATTTACGATTGTTATTTTTCTAAGCCAACCATTTAATCAAGGCAGAACCGGTTATGTTGCACTAATTATGTTAGTTGCATATATAATTATCATTCATTACCTGCAAACGCCTTTGACAAACGATAACATAAAACTCATTTTTAGCTTACTTGCAGGTTTACTCCCCTTTAATCTTCTACAAGTGCATATCATGCCAGATAAGCGCTTATTTTCTCGTTTTGGCGCACTATTTTCTGTATTTTTACTACTACAAGTAGGATGGGCAGCTTTAGTATATAAACACTTTAACGGTACAGATCTTACTTCTTGGTGGGATACATACCTTTTTACTTATCGAAACTTGTCGCTATTACCATTAGTTATATTGTTATTAAATCTCGCCTTGGTATGTAGCAGCGCATCAACACTTTTGAAACGAAACCATAGTTCAGATCAAGCCGTCTTCATTTGTTTGCTGTTTAGTTTTGTTACATTTACCTTTTTCCAATACTCCTTCATCTCTAGTGTTGCATTCAGTATTGTCGCGGTATTACTACTTATTAACATCATCAGTTGTAGCCATGAATTAGCCTTCATTGACCAACTTACAGAAATCCCGGGGCGTCGTGCTTTAGATAATGAACTTAAGCATTTAGGAAGAACCTATACCTTAGCGATGATTGATGTTGACCATTTTAAGAAATTCAATGACAAATATGGCCATGATACTGGTGACGACGTACTCAAGTTAGTTGCTACTCTTATGAAAGACATTGATGGTGGTGGCAATGCCTACCGTTATGGCGGGGAAGAGTTTACGATTTTATTCAAAGGGAAAAGTATCGATGAATGTTTACCTTTTCTTGAAGAATTAAGAGAAAAAATTGAAAAGTATAAAATGATTATTCGTGATCATGATAAGCGCCCCGCCAGCAATCGAGCAGGGTCTAAAGCTCGTGGACAAGATAAAACATCAAAATCAGTCAAAGTAACAGTCAGTATTGGCGTTGCAGAAAACTATTTAGAACAAGAACCAGAAGATGTTTTAAAACAAGCTGATAACGCATTATATAAAGCGAAAGAGGCCGGAAGAAATCGTGTTCAATGTGCACAATAG
- a CDS encoding PepSY domain-containing protein — MKFKLFVLSVSTMGLFFMSTAHADPIEKPSDVISIPKAMKILEKGGYYDFRKIKVVREYNEIEVDALNKDGHRVEIEMDLYTGDIMQEQLD; from the coding sequence ATGAAATTTAAGCTATTTGTGCTATCAGTCAGCACTATGGGGTTGTTTTTTATGTCAACAGCTCATGCCGATCCGATAGAAAAGCCTTCAGACGTAATTAGCATCCCTAAGGCCATGAAAATTCTTGAAAAAGGTGGCTATTATGATTTTCGAAAAATTAAGGTAGTGCGAGAATATAATGAGATAGAAGTCGATGCATTAAATAAAGATGGTCATCGTGTTGAGATTGAAATGGATCTCTATACAGGTGACATCATGCAAGAACAGTTGGATTAA
- a CDS encoding amidohydrolase, with translation MKYSTLSSSLMLMLASTSFSALANEHKDPQTTIFYGGSVITMEKSQPRAEAVVTSKYGKIVYVGSEKEALKQYPNSKKVDLDDKVLMPGFIEQHLHPFLAALTLNMPVIAPEEWQLPSKTWPAVTNHDDYIAALIAQEKALKDPNEVLWTWGFNNFFHGDLSRQELDKISKTRPIGVWHRSAHEFYVNSAFIEKFGLNQTDIDKLGKEVSDQANLEKGHFYEGGALIYLLPRIATELGTKERFSAGLQQMVTMLHQKGVTAYNEPGAFIPDYMIDTYLDILGSESTPMYSFFTPESKTPYFAKGKEGVLKEVERITTILPEDGKVRFFDKQVKLLFDGAIISQLMKMKDGYTDGHHGEWIQTPEDVEAITKIFWENDYQVLVHVNGDLGVEKLIKILEKRQAEYPREDHRFTIIHFANSTDKQVEKLKSLGAIISVNPYYVTGFSEKFGEVGLGEERAHSMVRLATIEKQGIPVSLHSDAPMAPSDPLLLAWSAATRISNEGNVIRPDLALSRDAALRGITIEAAYSWGQEETLGSIKTGKIANFTILEQDPYKVEIKTLKDIPIYGTVFEGKLFPIDK, from the coding sequence ATGAAATATTCAACGCTTTCTTCCTCATTAATGCTAATGCTAGCATCTACATCATTTAGCGCTCTTGCAAATGAACATAAAGATCCTCAAACAACGATTTTCTATGGTGGCTCAGTGATCACTATGGAAAAATCACAACCAAGAGCTGAGGCGGTTGTGACGAGTAAGTATGGCAAAATTGTTTATGTTGGATCAGAAAAAGAAGCATTGAAACAGTATCCAAACTCTAAAAAAGTAGATTTAGACGATAAAGTACTGATGCCCGGCTTTATTGAACAACACTTACATCCTTTCTTAGCTGCGTTAACATTAAATATGCCTGTTATAGCGCCAGAAGAGTGGCAACTGCCTTCAAAAACGTGGCCTGCTGTAACTAACCATGATGACTATATTGCTGCTTTGATAGCGCAAGAAAAAGCGTTAAAAGATCCGAATGAAGTGCTATGGACATGGGGATTTAACAATTTCTTTCATGGTGACCTCTCACGTCAAGAGCTAGATAAAATATCTAAAACACGCCCAATAGGTGTGTGGCATCGTTCTGCGCATGAGTTTTATGTCAATTCTGCATTTATTGAAAAATTTGGTCTTAATCAAACTGATATTGATAAGCTAGGTAAAGAAGTTTCCGATCAGGCTAACCTTGAGAAAGGACATTTTTACGAAGGTGGCGCTTTAATTTACTTACTTCCACGTATTGCCACTGAGTTAGGTACTAAAGAGCGTTTCTCTGCTGGTTTACAGCAAATGGTGACGATGCTGCACCAAAAAGGGGTTACCGCTTACAACGAGCCTGGAGCATTTATCCCTGATTATATGATTGATACTTACCTTGATATTCTTGGTAGTGAATCAACACCTATGTATTCATTCTTTACGCCAGAAAGTAAAACGCCATATTTTGCAAAGGGTAAAGAAGGTGTATTGAAAGAGGTTGAACGCATAACGACAATATTACCTGAAGATGGCAAAGTTCGTTTCTTTGATAAACAAGTTAAGTTGTTGTTTGATGGTGCGATTATCTCTCAGTTGATGAAGATGAAAGATGGCTATACCGATGGACATCATGGGGAGTGGATTCAAACGCCAGAAGATGTTGAAGCTATCACTAAGATTTTCTGGGAAAACGATTACCAAGTACTGGTGCATGTAAACGGCGATCTTGGCGTTGAGAAGTTAATTAAGATTTTAGAAAAGCGCCAGGCTGAATACCCACGTGAAGATCATCGCTTTACCATTATTCATTTTGCAAACTCAACGGATAAGCAAGTCGAGAAGTTAAAATCACTCGGGGCTATTATTAGTGTAAATCCTTATTATGTGACTGGCTTTAGCGAAAAGTTTGGAGAGGTTGGTTTAGGTGAAGAGCGTGCTCACTCAATGGTTCGCTTGGCAACGATTGAGAAACAAGGTATTCCGGTATCGCTTCACTCTGATGCACCAATGGCGCCATCAGATCCATTATTACTAGCTTGGAGTGCAGCAACACGTATAAGTAATGAAGGCAATGTTATTCGACCAGATTTAGCACTATCTCGAGATGCTGCTCTGCGTGGTATAACAATTGAAGCGGCTTATTCATGGGGCCAAGAAGAGACGCTAGGCAGTATTAAAACGGGAAAAATAGCGAACTTTACTATTCTAGAGCAAGACCCGTATAAAGTGGAAATCAAAACCCTTAAAGATATCCCAATTTACGGCACTGTATTTGAGGGTAAACTGTTTCCAATTGATAAGTAA
- a CDS encoding HAD family hydrolase, protein MSLNLEHNIRPCLAIFDLDETLIAADSASLWTTFLVNNLLASSSLEQQEAEMMKAYKKGKLDMESYMHKTLAPLVGKTEQEISALVTRFIEEYISPAVYSDAIKRIEWHKKRGDEIIIVSASSEHLVKPIAKKLGVSHCIAINLETINGVYTGKTCGVLSYREGKITRLESWLAEQSQYFRHYYGYSDSINDLPLLTFVQKPFAVNPDPALALHAQMNEWTIMDWRHDNNILR, encoded by the coding sequence TTGTCACTTAATCTTGAACACAACATTCGCCCTTGTTTGGCCATTTTTGATCTTGATGAAACACTTATCGCAGCAGACTCAGCTAGCCTTTGGACAACATTTCTCGTTAATAACCTACTTGCTTCTTCATCGTTAGAACAACAAGAAGCTGAAATGATGAAAGCTTACAAAAAAGGTAAGCTTGATATGGAGAGCTATATGCATAAAACATTAGCTCCTTTAGTAGGAAAAACGGAGCAAGAAATATCTGCCCTCGTTACACGTTTTATTGAAGAATATATTTCACCTGCCGTTTATTCTGATGCTATTAAGCGAATTGAATGGCATAAAAAACGTGGTGATGAAATCATTATTGTCTCAGCTTCATCTGAACATCTCGTGAAACCAATTGCGAAGAAACTCGGCGTCTCCCATTGCATCGCTATTAATTTAGAGACGATTAACGGTGTATATACAGGGAAAACATGTGGTGTTCTCAGCTATCGCGAAGGTAAAATTACACGTCTTGAATCATGGCTAGCAGAGCAATCACAATATTTTCGTCACTATTACGGCTATAGTGACTCCATCAACGACTTACCTTTACTTACATTCGTTCAAAAACCTTTTGCTGTTAACCCTGATCCAGCTCTCGCACTTCACGCTCAAATGAATGAGTGGACAATTATGGACTGGCGACACGATAACAATATCTTACGCTAA
- a CDS encoding DUF2076 domain-containing protein has translation MTPQEKDLIQSVATKLKQSPESKKDADAEKFIADEIASQPDAIYKLTQAVLVQEMALKQLKEKNDYLEKNAEYYKEESNRGSLSRMFGGSRPAPQPPQPPVRQPSAFGGFMQTAAGVAAGMVAGSVISNMLFDHDQPADTAAADPAPAADATDTTQDAAPDTASADQSVPEADVANPAFDDQGGSSFLDDTANNFSSDYTGGFGNSGFDDNQGFGDSGFGGDDSGFGDDDTFANNGFGGGDDSGFGDFDDDL, from the coding sequence ATGACTCCACAAGAAAAAGATCTTATTCAAAGTGTTGCTACTAAGCTCAAACAAAGCCCAGAAAGCAAAAAAGATGCAGATGCTGAAAAATTCATAGCCGATGAAATAGCATCTCAACCCGATGCTATTTACAAACTTACTCAAGCAGTTTTAGTACAAGAAATGGCACTAAAACAACTAAAAGAGAAGAACGACTATTTAGAAAAGAATGCTGAGTACTATAAAGAAGAATCAAACCGTGGTTCATTAAGTCGTATGTTTGGTGGCTCACGTCCTGCTCCTCAGCCACCACAACCACCAGTTCGCCAGCCAAGTGCATTTGGTGGATTTATGCAAACAGCGGCAGGTGTTGCTGCAGGTATGGTTGCAGGTAGCGTAATTAGTAACATGCTATTTGATCACGATCAGCCAGCAGATACAGCAGCGGCAGATCCTGCGCCAGCAGCAGATGCAACGGATACAACCCAAGATGCTGCACCTGATACAGCATCTGCAGATCAGTCTGTACCAGAAGCTGATGTAGCAAACCCAGCGTTTGACGACCAAGGCGGCAGCAGTTTCCTAGACGACACAGCTAACAACTTTAGCTCTGATTACACCGGTGGATTTGGTAACTCAGGCTTTGATGATAACCAAGGGTTTGGCGATTCAGGTTTTGGCGGTGATGACAGCGGCTTTGGTGACGATGATACATTCGCTAACAATGGTTTTGGTGGTGGCGACGACAGTGGCTTTGGTGACTTCGACGACGACCTATAA
- a CDS encoding septal ring lytic transglycosylase RlpA family protein, with protein MFVPKIAIRHCVLLFACLLTVGGCANSGNTELTKKTVLNHSHHTEYGKASYYANKYQGRKTASGQRFDQNKPTAAHRTLPFGTKVKVTNLANSKSVVVTVNDRGPFTKGRVIDLSRSAFSAIGNTASGVLKVKVETLN; from the coding sequence ATGTTTGTACCGAAAATCGCTATTCGACACTGTGTTTTATTATTTGCTTGTTTGTTAACAGTGGGAGGATGTGCAAACTCAGGTAATACGGAATTAACAAAAAAAACTGTTTTAAACCATAGTCATCATACTGAATACGGTAAAGCATCGTATTACGCAAATAAATATCAAGGGCGTAAGACAGCAAGCGGACAGCGCTTTGATCAAAATAAACCAACAGCAGCACATCGAACATTACCTTTTGGTACCAAAGTTAAAGTAACTAATTTAGCAAATAGTAAAAGTGTTGTTGTGACCGTTAATGATCGAGGCCCATTCACAAAAGGGCGAGTAATAGATTTATCCCGTTCAGCTTTTAGTGCGATCGGAAATACAGCGTCAGGTGTACTTAAGGTAAAAGTTGAGACGTTAAATTAG
- a CDS encoding DUF2999 family protein translates to MNPIIALLKENNISDSQINEIFQTLTQNPLAAMTTISQLGLPQDKLQQLMAQVMQNPALIKEAVEELGLDFSKVEEAKAQLNK, encoded by the coding sequence ATGAACCCAATTATTGCCCTGTTGAAAGAGAACAATATCAGCGATTCCCAAATTAATGAGATTTTTCAGACGTTGACGCAAAACCCTCTTGCAGCAATGACAACAATTAGTCAGCTCGGCTTACCACAAGATAAGCTACAACAATTGATGGCTCAGGTAATGCAAAATCCAGCATTAATCAAAGAAGCAGTTGAAGAGTTAGGCTTAGACTTCTCTAAAGTTGAAGAAGCAAAAGCACAACTGAATAAGTAA
- a CDS encoding ABC transporter permease produces the protein MNQATLSLLRIKALIIKELRQLSRDRITFAMIVMIPLVQLLLFGYAINTDVRNIPVAVVDQSHSTTGRMMVEAIKATQAVDVIHRYATPQQGEKAIVDGKVKAVLVLPDDLERRIIQHQVLGQWLVDGSDTVISSTIMQLKNMPFKDVLPQRAIATNSFEIALFFNPERKSAINIIPGLLGVILTMTMVLFTSVAIVREREQGNLELLITTPMYPSELMFAKIIPYIFIGLIQSFIILSLGNLVFDVPINGAITQIFLATLLFILASLTLGLVISTKAKTQLQSMQMTIFIILPSILLSGFMFPYEGMPLFAQWLAEILPTTHFIRIIRGIVLRGADMMELWRDTLWLVGFTIIGMLIAIMRFKKNLD, from the coding sequence ATGAATCAAGCGACATTAAGTTTATTGCGTATCAAAGCGCTAATTATAAAAGAATTACGACAATTAAGCCGTGATCGTATCACCTTTGCCATGATTGTTATGATCCCATTGGTTCAATTATTACTGTTTGGCTATGCGATAAATACGGATGTACGTAATATACCTGTAGCGGTTGTAGATCAAAGTCATTCAACTACAGGTAGAATGATGGTAGAGGCAATAAAAGCAACGCAAGCTGTTGATGTAATTCATCGTTATGCTACTCCTCAGCAGGGTGAAAAAGCGATTGTTGATGGCAAAGTTAAAGCTGTACTTGTGCTTCCAGATGATCTTGAACGTCGAATTATCCAGCATCAGGTATTAGGGCAGTGGCTTGTTGATGGTTCAGATACCGTTATTAGCTCGACCATCATGCAGTTAAAAAACATGCCATTTAAAGATGTATTACCACAGAGAGCGATCGCAACTAACAGTTTTGAAATTGCCTTATTTTTTAACCCTGAACGAAAGTCTGCCATTAATATTATCCCAGGCTTACTTGGGGTGATATTAACAATGACGATGGTGCTATTTACGTCTGTTGCAATCGTAAGGGAAAGGGAGCAAGGAAATTTAGAGTTATTGATCACGACGCCTATGTATCCCTCTGAGCTTATGTTCGCCAAGATCATTCCCTATATATTTATCGGCTTAATTCAATCATTCATTATATTAAGTTTGGGTAATTTGGTGTTTGATGTGCCGATTAATGGTGCAATCACGCAGATATTTTTAGCAACGCTGCTGTTTATTCTTGCCAGCCTAACGCTTGGGTTAGTGATATCGACGAAAGCAAAGACGCAATTGCAATCAATGCAGATGACAATCTTTATTATTTTGCCTTCTATTTTATTATCAGGCTTTATGTTTCCCTATGAAGGGATGCCGTTATTTGCACAGTGGTTAGCTGAGATATTACCGACGACGCATTTTATTCGTATTATTCGCGGAATTGTACTTAGAGGTGCAGATATGATGGAGTTATGGCGTGATACGCTGTGGCTTGTTGGCTTTACGATAATCGGTATGCTCATTGCGATAATGAGGTTTAAGAAAAATTTAGATTAG
- a CDS encoding ABC transporter ATP-binding protein, with protein MSDNAIVTQGLTRKFGDFVAVDNLNLTVPKGAIYGFLGPNGCGKSTTLRMLTGLLTPSQGKVDVLGLSIPQQAEQLRLRMGYMTQKFSLFQDLTIYENLEFMGQMFGLSNKVLKPRIHEQLAVYGLDQRVKQRAGSLSGGQKQRLALAAATVHNPDLLLLDEPTSAVDPENRRDFWEQLFDLSDKGTTILVTTHYMDEAERCHGLAIMEAGIVRADGSPQQLMENMAVNVVEVEAEHLRQLKPIIVRLPEVRSAAQLGIRLRVLIAKQINNPIEWLKVQIPQLQTATMTITRPSLEDVFVTNTGKGRQ; from the coding sequence ATGAGTGATAATGCGATTGTTACTCAAGGTCTTACTCGTAAGTTTGGTGATTTTGTTGCGGTTGATAATTTAAACCTGACAGTGCCAAAAGGTGCTATTTATGGGTTTCTTGGCCCGAATGGCTGTGGAAAATCCACAACATTAAGAATGCTAACAGGCTTGTTAACCCCGAGCCAAGGTAAGGTAGATGTATTGGGGTTATCCATTCCTCAACAAGCCGAACAACTCCGTCTTCGCATGGGGTATATGACTCAGAAATTTTCTCTTTTCCAAGATCTTACCATCTATGAAAATCTTGAATTTATGGGGCAAATGTTTGGGCTATCGAATAAGGTACTAAAACCAAGAATTCATGAACAGCTTGCTGTATATGGTTTAGATCAGAGAGTAAAACAGCGAGCTGGAAGTTTAAGTGGTGGTCAAAAGCAACGTTTGGCCTTAGCTGCGGCCACAGTGCATAACCCTGATCTTTTGTTGCTTGATGAGCCTACTTCTGCCGTTGATCCAGAAAATCGTCGTGATTTTTGGGAGCAGTTGTTCGATCTTTCAGATAAAGGAACAACCATCCTTGTCACTACACATTATATGGACGAAGCCGAACGCTGCCACGGTCTTGCAATTATGGAGGCGGGAATTGTGCGCGCTGATGGATCTCCACAGCAGCTTATGGAGAATATGGCTGTTAATGTTGTTGAAGTAGAAGCTGAGCATTTAAGGCAGTTGAAACCGATTATTGTACGACTTCCTGAAGTACGCTCTGCAGCACAACTTGGTATACGTTTAAGAGTGTTAATAGCCAAACAAATTAATAATCCTATCGAATGGCTAAAAGTTCAAATTCCTCAATTGCAGACAGCAACAATGACGATTACACGCCCCAGTCTTGAAGATGTTTTTGTTACCAATACTGGAAAAGGTCGGCAGTAA